Proteins found in one Magnolia sinica isolate HGM2019 chromosome 5, MsV1, whole genome shotgun sequence genomic segment:
- the LOC131245729 gene encoding GDSL esterase/lipase LTL1-like, whose translation MDASFALLLSLMALVAMATQVEARAFFVFGDSLVDSGNNNYLATTARADAPPYGIDLPSRRPTGRFSNGLNIPDIISERMGAETTLPYLSPELTGQRLLVGANFASAGIGVLNDTGIQFVNIIRITQQFLYFQQYQQRLTALIGAARTQQLVSQSLTLITLGGNDFVNNYYLVPFSARSRQYSLPDYVRYVISEYRKTLMRLYELGPRRVLVTGTGPLGCVPAELAQRSRNGECSAELQRAAALFNPQLERMLSGLNREIGADVFIAANTRTMAMDFISNPQAYGFVTSKIACCGQGPYNGLGLCTLASNLCPNRNVYAFWDPFHPSERANRLIVNQILTGSTRYMNPMNLSTILAIDSRA comes from the exons ATGGATGCTTCATTTGCTCTCCTTCTTTCACTGATGGCCCTAGTGGCAATGGCCACACAGGTCGAGGCCCGCGCCTTCTTCGTCTTTGGCGATTCGCTCGTCGACAGTGGCAACAACAACTACCTGGCCACCACTGCACGGGCTGATGCACCGCCTTACGGTATCGACTTGCCGTCTCGCCGCCCAACGGGTCGATTCTCCAATGGCCTTAACATCCCCGACATTATCA GTGAGAGGATGGGCGCAGAGACCACATTGCCTTACTTGAGCCCAGAGCTTACCGGACAGAGGTTGCTTGTGGGTGCCAACTTCGCGTCGGCGGGAATCGGAGTCCTCAACGACACCGGCATCCAGTTT GTTAATATAATCAGGATCACCCAGCAATTTCTGTACTTCCAGCAATATCAGCAACGGTTGACGGCTCTGATCGGCGCGGCGCGGACCCAACAGCTCGTCAGCCAGTCACTCACTTTGATCACCCTTGGTGGCAATGACTTCGTTAACAACTACTACTTAGTGCCATTTTCTGCCCGATCGCGTCAGTACTCCCTGCCCGATTACGTTCGCTACGTGATCTCCGAGTACAGAAAGACATTAATG AGGTTATACGAGCTGGGCCCACGGCGGGTCCTCGTGACTGGAACTGGGCCTTTGGGGTGCGTCCCGGCCGAGCTCGCCCAGCGCAGCCGGAACGGTGAATGTTCTGCGGAACTCCAACGAGCTGCAGCCTTATTCAACCCACAGCTCGAGCGGATGCTGAGTGGACTCAACCGCGAAATCGGTGCAGACGTTTTCATTGCCGCTAACACCAGAACTATGGCCATGGATTTCATCAGCAACCCACAAGCATACG GGTTTGTAACATCAAAGATTGCATGCTGTGGCCAAGGGCCGTACAATGGGCTTGGGCTTTGCACACTAGCATCAAACCTATGCCCCAACCGGAACGTTTATGCCTTCTGGGATCCCTTCCATCCGTCGGAGAGGGCGAACAGGCTCATCGTCAATCAGATCTTGACCGGATCGACCCGCTACATGAATCCAATGAACCTGAGCACCATCTTGGCCATCGATTCACGGGCCTAG